The following proteins are co-located in the candidate division KSB1 bacterium genome:
- a CDS encoding TIGR00730 family Rossman fold protein — MAQIKRVCVYCASSNKCNKSYLEAAYKLGIQLAQNGIVTYYGGGAVGLMGSLADGAISAGGEVVGIIPDFMQQLEWGHKGITKLHIVNTMHERKSMIVSESDAFVALPGGCGTLEELLEVITWKRLGLHSKPIIITNLKGFFNPCIEMLNQCVREHFMHEKHLQMWTVVDSVDEIIPALSNGEAWYKDARDFAVLK; from the coding sequence ATGGCGCAAATAAAACGAGTATGTGTGTATTGTGCTTCAAGCAATAAATGTAATAAATCCTATTTGGAAGCGGCTTATAAGCTGGGCATTCAGTTGGCACAAAATGGGATTGTAACTTATTATGGCGGCGGTGCAGTTGGATTGATGGGAAGTCTTGCTGATGGTGCCATTTCCGCAGGTGGAGAGGTGGTCGGAATTATACCTGATTTTATGCAACAACTGGAATGGGGACACAAGGGAATTACTAAACTTCATATTGTAAACACTATGCATGAGCGCAAAAGTATGATTGTTTCTGAATCAGATGCTTTTGTTGCACTACCGGGAGGATGCGGAACACTTGAGGAATTACTTGAAGTCATCACCTGGAAAAGATTGGGATTACATAGTAAGCCAATAATAATCACTAACCTTAAGGGATTTTTTAATCCCTGTATTGAAATGCTTAACCAGTGTGTCCGGGAGCATTTCATGCATGAAAAACATCTGCAAATGTGGACGGTAGTAGATTCTGTCGATGAAATTATCCCGGCACTAAGCAATGGTGAAGCATGGTATAAAGATGCCCGGGATTTTGCCGTATTAAAATAA